The genomic window TAAATATAAATGTGTTATTTTGGAATATAAACTAATCTAAAAAATAATATGCGGTACAAAAATCGTAAAAAAAATCATTATAGAAGATAGAATTAATAGATTTAATTTTATTATCAATTATGAAATTTATCAAATTAGTTAAAAAAGACAATGTTAATCTCAATCGATGATCTAATGTTAAAATAATTACTAATTATTGTTTCCTAATAATTAATTGTTTTATATTTGCATCGAAAAAAATTAATGTGTAATAAATTATAAATATATGAAAAACATATTGGTAATAGGTTGTGCCGGACAAATTGGTTCGGAATTGGTGCCCGAATTGAGAAAAAGATACGGAGTAAATAACGTGGTTGGGACTGATGTATCTTTGGATAAGATTAAAGGTAATCTGGCAGAAGGTCCTTCCGAAGTATTGAATATTTCTGATACTCCCCGACTTATCGATTTGGTTAAGAAGTATAAGATTGATACAATTTATAATCTTGCTGCGTTATTATCTGCTGTTGCGGAAGCAAAACCGCAATTGGCTTGGGAAGTAGGCTTGATAGGTCATTATAATACTCTTGAAGTCGCTCGTGAATATAAATGTTCCGTATTCTTTCCAAGTTCGATAGGCTCTTTCGGTCCTTCAACACCTCATCAAAATACTCCTCAGGATACAATCCAGAGACCTACTACTATGTATGGCGTAACAAAAGTTTCCGCAGAATTACTCGGCGATTATTACAATAAAAAATACGGCGTTGATTCCCGTGGCGTCAGATTCCCGGGAATTATCTCAAACGTTACTCTTCCGGGTGGCGGAACAACAGATTATGCCGTTGAAATTTACTATGAAGCTGTGAAAAACGGCAAATATACTTGTCCGCTTAAAGCCGGAACTTTCCTTGATATGATGTATATGCCGGATGCTATTAAAGCTTGTATTGATGTTATGGAAGCAGATCCGTCAAAACTAATACATCACAACGGGTTCAATGTTACAGCTATGAGTTTCGATCCGGAAATACTTAAGAAGGCTATACAAAAACATATCCCGGAATTTGAATTGTTCTACGAAGTTGAGCCGATGAAACAATCAATAGCGGATTCATGGCCGGATAGTATGGATGATTCCTGCGCACGCCGTGAATGGGGGTGGAGTCCTGTATGGAACCTGGAAACTATGACCGAAGATATGATTAAAGTTATTAGAGATAAATACTCCAAATAGAATTAAGTAATTATTCTTTTTAATTCGAGATTTAACTTAGCTTCAATTCCCTTTAATTCTTTATCTTCGTTAATTAATAGTTCTATTTCCGAATGATCGGTTGTAAGTTTTAATTTCTCCTGAATTTCAGTTCTTAATTTTTTGATGTAACCGGCTTTTAAAGCATATACGGTTCTAAGAATAGTGTTATGAATATTATCACTTTCTTTACGTATATGAACTTTGTATTCTTTCCAGTTTTCACTTATCGAATAAGGACTTGCCAAAATACCGATTGCACATTTTGAAATTTCAGAGTCGGGATGATTAATGAAATATTTTTCGTCGGGAATATTTTCTTTTGTAAATTCTTCAGAAAAAATATCGAAAATCTTTTTGTAGAGATTATTCGTGAAAGTAACTTCATCTAAAGAAATCTCCGAAATAATAAATTCAGCAGTTGTTGCCATTCCATGCTCATCACCGGCATTATAAAAATCTGCTTTCTGAGCACCGTATAAAAGCAACTTTTCAATAATGCTTTTTTCTAAATATTCATAACCGTCATCTTCAACTAATTCTTTGTTGTAACTTTGACCCTTATCTTGCGGTTCAATATCAACAGGCTCGTCAATATCCGGTTTGTCTTTTTTGTAATTTCTTTTCCTGATTAATTTGTTAATTTCAATAATCAGAGTTTGTTCCTTAATATCAAGTAGTTTGCCGCATTCCTGAACATAAACGGAGCGATTGATAGCATCCGGAATCAATGAAATAGAATTTACAACATCCTTAATTACTTCCGCTTTTTTTATAGGATCATTATTCGTATCTCTTAAAAGCAATTCGGTTTTGAAACTAATAAAATCCTTAGAATTATTTTTGAAATAATTGATTACTTCCGATGATTGATTTTTACGAACAAAAGAATCCGGGTCTTCATTTTCAGGTAAGGGGATAATTCTCACATTCAAACCTTCTTCAAGAATCATGTCTATTCCGCGTAAAGAAGCTTTTATTCCGGCTTGATCTCCATCGTAAATGATTGTCACATTTTGCGTAAATCTTTTTATCAATCTAATTTGTTCGATTGTTAAAGAAGTTCCGGAAGAAGCAACAACGTTTTTAAATCCAGCTTGATACATGCTGATCACATCTGTATAACCTTCAACAAGGTAACACAGGTCGTGCGACATAATTGCAGATTTAGCAAAAAAGACTCCGTATAGCGTTTCACTTTTGTGGTAAATTTCTGTTTCCGGACTGTTAATGTACTTTGCCTTATTCTTATCGGCACTCATTATCCTGCCTCCGAAACCAACAACTCTTCCCGATAAATTATGTATGGGGAAAATTATTCTTCCGCGAAATCTGTCGAATTTCTTACCGTCATCATGAATACTTACTAATCCTGATTTTTCGAGAATATCATCCTTGTAACCGTTTTCTTTTGCGTTTTTATAAAAAGCTTCAAATTCATCCAAACCATAACCGAGCTGGAAAGTTTTTATCGTATCTTCAATAAATCCGCGTTCTTTAAAATACGATAAGCCTATATCTTTTCCGGCTTTAGTATTAAAAAGAGTTTCGGAGAAATATTTCTGTGCGAAAACATTGATATTAAACAATCTGTCTTTAATGTCGTCACGCAGGATTTCCTCAGCGGTGCGTTCGGTTTCTTCAATTGTGATATTGTATTTTGCCGCAAGATATTTTAGAGCTTCCGGATATGAACAATGCTCGTGTTCCATTATAAAATGCACAGAGTTACCGGCTTTTCCGCAACCGAAACATTTGAAAATACCCTTGGCGGGCGATACTACGAATGAAGGAGTTTTTTCATTATGAAACGGGCATAAACCAAGAAGGTTGGCACCGCGTTTCTTTAAGGTAACAAAGTCGCCGACAACCTCTTCAATTCGAGCAGAATCAATTATGGTATTAACAATATCCCGTTTTATCATAAATGCAAAGATAGTTTTTTCAGTTGACAATTTATAATTGGCAGTTGACAATTTTTATTAGTTGATTATGAGTAATTGTCGATGATGTATTTCAATCAGCACTATCTAATGTGCTTCGAGCCAGTTATTACCAATTCCGACAGATACATCAATAGGAACACTTAATTCTATTGTGGTACTCATTTTATCTTGAACTATTTTACTCAAAAGTTCGGTTTCGGATTTATGAGTATCAAAAATCAACTCATCATGAACCTGCAAAATCATTCTGGATTTAAGATTTTTATCCTCAATTTCTTTTTCAATATTGATCATTGCAATTTTTATCATATCGGCGGAAGAACCCTGAATGGGGGCGTTTATAGCGAAACGTTCGGCATAACCGCGTGTAACATTGTTTCTTGAATTTATATCTTTGATAAAGCGCTTCCTGCCCAAAATGGTTTCAACATATTCATGTTCTTTGGCAAATACAACAATATCTTCCATATACTTTTTAATATTCGGATAACTTATAAAGTATTGCTCAATTAATTCAGCGGCTCTTTTACGTGGAATATGAAGTCGCTCCGACAAACCGAAAGTTGATATTCCGTATATTATGCCGAAGTTTACTGTTTTTGCCATTCGTCTCATATCGGCAGTAACTTCCTTTTCAGGAATCCCGAAAACAGCGGCAGCAGTTGCAGTATGAATATCTTTACCTTCTTTGAAAGCGTTTATCATGCCTTTATCTTTGGAAATATGCGCTATTAGTCGTAATTCTATCTGTGAATAATCGGCAGACAGAAAGATAAAATCATTGTTACGCGGAACAAATGCTTTCCTGATTTCTTTTCCGCGTTCGGTTCTAATAGGAATATTCTGTAAATTAGGATTGTTGGAACTTAATCTTCCAGTTGCAACAACAGCCTGATTGTAAGTGGTATGTATTCTTCCTGTTCTTGGATTTATCAATTGTGGAAGCGGTTCCACGTATGTTGATTTAAGCTTTGTTAATGAACGATAAGAGAGAATATCATCTACAATGGGATGAATAAATTGTAGTTTGGAAAGAATATCTTCCCCGGTAGAATATTGTCCGGTCTTTGTTTTCTTCGGTTTTTGCGCAATCTTCAATTTATCGAATAATATCTCTCCCAACTGTTTCGGCGAATTAATATTAAAAATCTCACCGGCATAATCATAAATATTTTCTTCCAGTTTATAAATATCCTTGCTTAATTCTTCTGAGAAAGAATTAAGTGCATTGGGATCAATTCTCACACCTTCAAACTCCATACTCGTTAAAACTTTCACCAAAGGCATTTCTATCATTTCAAAAAGCTTGATATTGTTGGTTTTCTTTAATTCTTCATTTAAAATTAAATATAATTGATAGGTAATATCAGCATCTTCAGCGGCATATTCTTTTAAAATCTCAAGATCAACATTCCGCATATTACCCTGATTTGCACCTTTCTTACCAATTAAGCTTTCAATAGAAACCGGATTATAATTCAAATATACCTGGGCAAGATAATCCATATTATGTTTTGTTTCCGGATTTATCAAATAATGTGCAATCATCGTATCAAAAATCCTTGCTTTAACATTTATATCATACCATTTCAAAACCAAAAAATCGAACTTAAGATTTTGTCCTATTATTAGCATTTCCGGATCATTAAAAAAAGTTTTGAATTTTGAAATAATTTGACAGGTTTCATCAAAATTATTCGGACAGGTAATGTAATAAGCTTTATGCTTTTCGAAAGCAATTGAGAATCCGACAAGTTCACAGTTATTGGCATCAAGCCCCGTTGTTTCAACATCAAAAGCAAACTCCTTTTTATCCTGTAAAATTTTAATCAAATCATCAATTTCTTTTTCCTCCTGAAGAAGAATATATTCATGCTTAACGGTTTTGATGTTCTCATAAATATCAGTAAAAAGACCGGCTTCACTATCACCGAATAAACCTCCGAATCCCGAATCTTTTTTATCTGCTTTGGCTTTATCGATTTTATCCAATTTATCGATTTTATCTATTTTGTCAGCTTCACCGGTTTTATTCGATTGCTCATCCAAAGATAAATCTGTAAATATTCTTTTTCCTAATGTTCTGAATTCCAATTTTTCAAATATTTCTTTCAATTCTTTTGCATTTGGTTTTGAAAGAATAAAAGAATCGATATCCGAATGGCAAGGTGTATCGGTAACAATTGTTGCAAGATGTTTGGATTCGATTGCAAGTTCTTTATTATCAACGATCTTCTGTTTTAGTGTTTGGTTTTTTATTTTATCGGTATTTTCGAGGATATTCTCTATGTTATCGAATTCGTCTAAAAGTTTTTTTGCGCCTACGGGACCAACTCCGGGAACTCCCGGAATATTATCTGATGAATCTCCGACAAGTCCGAGATAATCAATCATTTGACGAGTGTTTTTCAATCCGAATTTTTCACAAACTTCTTTTTCTCCTAGTATTTCCGTCGGATTTTTTCCATAAGCTGGTTTGTACATTTTTATGCAGTCATTTACAAGCTGACCGAAATCTTTATCGGGTGTTACCATAAAAACCTCATAACCTTCTTTACAGGCTTTTGTTGCGATTGTCCCGATGATATCATCAGCTTCATATCCTTCGCACACAACAATAGGAATATTAAAAGCCGTGAGAATTTCCTTTATATATGGAATGTTGGAGGCTATATCTTCCGGCATAGCGCTTCGGTTTGCTTTATATTGTTCGTATTTTTCATGACGAAAAGTTGGCTTTTGAGAATCGAAACAAACGGCTAAATGAGTAGGGTGTTCTTTCTTTATCAATTCATAAAGATATGTGGTAAATCCGAAAGCTGCGGAAGTATTAATATTTGTTGAAGTTATTCTGGGATTTTTTTGAAATGCGAAATAAGCTCTGTAAATCAATGCCATCGCATCGAAAAGGTATAGTTTTGATTTGCTCATAAAAATGATTGATTAATAATTGTGCAAAGATAAATTATTCAATCGACAATTGAGAATTGACTGTTGACAATTTTTCAGATGAAAAGTAGGAGAGTGGTATTTTTTTATCTTGAATGAAAAATTATAAAAATATTCAATTTGCTATTCTTGTTATCTTTGCCGAATGAAATTATTTATCGCAATACCGCTTCTGAGAGAATCCGAAAACTTAGAAAGTCTCTTAAGTGATCTTGGAAATCAATCATTATTCGATTTCAAGGTTTTATTTTGCGTAAATAATCCGGAAGAATGGCATAATAATCCTGAAAAACAGAATGATATTATTGATAATAAGAGAACTTTGGAAATATTAAGAGATATAAATAATCTTGATATTGAAGTAATTGATAAATCTTCCGAAGGAAATGGGTTCGATATTAAAAATGCGGGCGTAGGTATGGCTCGTAGAGTTTTAATGGATAGAATCTCGGAAATTGCTTCAGGAGAAGACATTATAATCAGTCTTGACGGCGATACTCATTTTAATGAAGATTATTTCTTGTCGATTAGAAATAATTTTGAAAGAAATGAAGATGCTTTGGCACTCTCAATTCCTTATTATCATCCGCTTACAAATAATGAAGAACAAAATAATTGTATTTTACGCTATGAAATTTATATGCGGCATTATATGATTAATATGTTGAAAATCAATAATCCGTATGCTTTTACTGCGCTTGGCTCCGCAATTGCTTTGCCTGTATGGGCTTACAGAAAGATTGGAGGAATTGTACCGCGAAAATCGGGCGAAGATTTTTATCTTTTGCAATCTCTAAGAAAAACCGGTAGAATTGTTTTGTGGAACGAAGAGCATGTTTACCCGCAGGCCCGGTTTTCCGATAGGGTTGCATTTGGAACAGGTCCGGCTATGATAAAGGGAATTAGTGGCGACTGGAATTCGTATCCGTTTTATAATGAGAAATTTTTCAATGAAGTTGAAGAGACATATTCGCTTTTCAAAAATTTATTTGAAGAAGATATTGAAACTCCGATGAGTGAATTTCTTCGTTCTTCATTTAAAACCGAAGATTTATGGAGTCCTTTACGCAAAAATTACAAATTGCCGGAAAGATTTATTCACGCTTGTATGGTAAAAGTTGATGCTTTAAAAATACTTCAGTATTTAAGATTTCGACAAAAAAAATCAGTTCAGGAAAAAGAGTATGATATTACTCAGACTGTAAGGAATGAATTATACAACATTGAGAATAAATTAAGGTTTGAAAATTTATAGATTTGAAGATTTATATTTCATTTCAAGTGTTAAACAATTATTTATCTGATAATTATTTATTGATATTGAAAGGATTAAAAGGTAAGCCTATAGAAATAATTTTCTAATCTTAAATCATTAAATTATTGAATACGGAATATATAATTCTCAACTGCTCATAATCAATTAATAAAAATTGTCAATTGCCAATAATAAATTGTCAATTGAAAAAACTATCTTTGCAAAAAATGATTTATTAATTATGAGAAAATTATCAACTTTTATTGTTTTATTATTCTCTTCTCTGCTGATATTTTGTCAAGAGAAGACTTTTACGCTCGAAGATTGTATTTATATGAACCGTGATTTGTTTCCCAAAAGCATACAAAATCTTCAATGGATTCCCGGAACCTCGGATTATTCTTTTATAAAAGATAGTACGTTGATTACCGGCAATGCAAAATCCGATAAAGAGAAAACATTACTTAGTTTAAAAGAATTATCCGCTGCTGTTGAAAATAGTGAGAATGAAGTTGCTTTTTCAAACCGATTTCCCGCAATCAGTTGGACTGATAAAAATTCTTTCCGGTTTTCAATAAAAAATGATATTTATTCTTATAATCTGATTGATAAAAAGATTATGCATCTTGCAACTCGTCCTGAAGGCGAAAATCTTGATAAAGGAAATAATTCGTATATATATGCTTTCACTGACGGCGGAGATTTATATATTTCTAAAAACAGGGAAAATACATGTATCGCAAAATCTGAAAAAGATGGTGTGTCGTACGGTGCCGAAGGAGTACATAGAAGTGAATTCGGCATAAGTAAAGGAACATTCTGGTCGCCAAATGATAATTATCTTGCTTTTTATCGTTTGGATGAAAGCATGGTTGCAGATTATCCGCTTGTTGATATTTCAACAAGAATTGCAACTGTCGGAAATATCAAATATCCTATGGCAGGAATGTCAAGTCACGAGGTAACTTTGGGAGTTTATGATTTAGAAACCGGAAAAACCGTTTATATGAAAATCGGTGATCCGGCTGATCAATACCTGACGTCCGTAACTTGGGATCCTTCAGAAAAATATATTTATATTGCAATTTTAAATCGCGATCAGAATCATCTTAAATTAAATAAATACGATATCGGAACCGGTGATCTTGTGAAAACTTTGTTTGAAGAAACAGATAAAGAATACGTTGAGCCTTTAAATCCGCTTCTTTTTATTTCGAAAGATAAAAGTAAATTCATCTGGCAATCGCGCAGAGACGGTTGGAATCACCTTTATCTTTATAATACTGATGGAAACTTAATCAAACAACTTACTAAAGGAAATTGGGAAGTTACTGAAGTTGCGGGCTTTAATAAAAATGAAGATGCAATTTATGTTTGCGGAACTTACGATAGTCCTGTCGAAACAAATCTTTACTCAGTAAAAATAAAAGATCAAAGTGTTAAAAGATTAACCGATGTTCACGGTACTCATTATTGTAATTTATCTCCGAACAAAGATTATTTTATTGATTCATACAGTAATACCGAAATTACAAGAATTATTAATGTTGTAGATATTAATGGAAAAATAGTCAAGACTTTACAAGAGGATGCGGATCCTTTGAAAGATTATGCAAAATGCAAGATAGAGTTAGGTACTTTAAAGAGTAATAATAATGATGATTTGTATTACAGGATGATATTACCGCCTGATTTTGATCCGAATAAAAAATATCCTGTATTTTTCTATGTTTACGGTGGGCCGCACATGCAAATGATAACCGATTCGTGGAATGCGGGCGCAGGTTTTTGGGATCTTCGCTGGGCACAGCGTGATTACATTGTTTTTTCAATGGATAACAGAGGAACTCCTAACAGAGGCGCTGATTTTGAACAGTGTATTCATCGCAATCTCGGAGTTCTCGAAGTGGAAGATCAAATGAAAGGTGTTGAATATCTTTGTTCGCTTCCTTATGTTGATTCCGATAGAATGTCTGTGGACGGTTGGAGTTACGGCGGGTTTATGACTATATCTTTGATGTTGAAGCAACCTGATGTTTTCAAGGTTGGTGTTGCCGGCGGACCGGTTATCAAATGGGAATATTATGAGATAATGTACGGCGAAAGATATATGGATACTCCGGAAGATAATCCAGACGGATATAAAAACGGAAATTTAACAAATTATGTTGAAAATCTGAATGGAAAATTAATGCTGATTCATTGTACTACTGACCCTGTTGTAGTTTGGCAACATAGCCTTAGCTTTATTGAATCTTGTATTAAAGCAAAAAAACAAGTTGATTATTTTGTATATCCCGGTCATGAACATAATGTAAGAGGAATAGACAGAGCACATTTATATGAAAAAATAGAAAACTATATTGATGATAATTTAAAATAATTTTTAACCTACAAAATGGAAGTATTTATAATTATCGGGCTGATCTTGCTTAACGGATTTCTCTCCATGAGCGAGATTGCAGTGGTTTCATCCCGAAAGGCCCGATTAGAAAAAGATGTTAAAGAAGGAAGTAGTAGCGCCAAAACTGCTATAAAACTAATTAAAAACCCGGATAACTTTTTATCCACAGTACAAATCGGGATTACACTTATCGGTATTTTAACCGGTATCTTCTCAGGTGCTGCCTTTGCAGACCTATTGGCTCCGCTTATCGCAAAAATAAAATTTCTGGAAAGCAGCGCACATACAATTGCACAAGTATTAATTGTAATAATTGTAACTTATCTGACATTGATTTTCGGCGAGCTTGTCCCGAAACGTTTGGCAATGAGTAATCCTGAAAAAATTGCGAAGCTTATTGCCAAGCCGATGAACTCTTTGTCGATAATATGTAAACCTTTCGTTTGGATATTATCTAAAAGTACCAGATTTTTTACGAAACTTTTCAATATATCTACTGATGAATCAAAAATTACTGAGGATGAAATCAAGGCGATAATTCAGGAAGGTACTGAAGATGGTGAAATCCAAGAGGTTGAACAAGATATTGTGGAAAGAGTTTTTAATCTCGGCGATAGGAATATCAGTTCTATTATGACTCACCGGAGTGAGATTGTTTGGCTTGATATTAATGACAGTAATGAAATTAACAGTGATAAGATAAAGGATAATCTTTTTAATATGTATCCGGTTTGTGATGAGGAATTGGATGAAATATTAGGGATTATATACCTTAAAGATCTTTTCGGGAAAATTGATAATGAAAATTTTAATTTAAGGGATGTCATTAGTGAGCCGCAATATTTACCTCATAATCTCAGTGTTTATGATGCATTGAACCATTTGCAGGTCGGACGGTTGCGCTCGAGTATTGTTATTGACGAATTCGGTAGTGTATTGGGAATTGTAACCGTGAAAGATATAGTTGAAGCTCTACTCGGCAGTATTCCGGAAATTGGTGAAGAACAGGAAATTATTCCTTTGGAAAATGGGTCTGTGCTGGTTGACGGGCAATGTCCGTTTTACGATTTCCTCGAATATTTTGATATGGAAGACCTTTATAATGATAATAACTTTGTAACCTTAAGCGGTTTGATTCTTGATGTTTTGGAAAAAATTCCCAAAGCAGGTGATAAATTTCAATGGAATGGTTTTGAATTTCAAATTGTTGATATGGACGCCGCAAGAATCGATAAGGTTATGGTTACGAAATTAATTGATAGTTAAAAATTGATGAAATAAATGAGTTCAAGTAAAATATTTGAAGTGAAAATATAAACATTGTAATGTATTACTTGTAACAAATATTAATGTAAATTTTGAAAATTATATAATTCTTTCTAAAAGGATAGTATGTAAAAGATAAATGTCATTGGTATTAAAATCGCAAACCCCGAAAAATATTAATTAAATATAAATATTATGGATTTTATTAAAAATTACATTGAAGAAAACAAAGATCGTTTTCTGGAGGAATTATTCGAACTTATGCGAATTCCGTCGATAAGTTCGATAGCGGAAAATAAACCTGACATGTACCGTGCTGCAGAATATTGGAAAAACGCAATTATAAAAGCCGGTGCAGATAAAGCTGAGGTTTTTGATACTCCGGGCAATCCTGTCACTTACGGAGAAAAAATTATTGATCCGAAACTTCCTACCGTTTTAGTTTACGGTCACATGGATGTTATGCCTGTTGATCCTGTGGAATTATGGAATACTCAACCTTTTGAACCTGTTGTTAAAGACGGAATCATTTATGGCCGTGGTGCGGATGACGATAAAGGCCAGGGATATATGCATGCAAAAGCTTTTGAATTACTTGTGAAATCAGGCAAATTGCCTTGTAATGTGAAATTCTTGATAGAAGGAGAAGAAGAAATCGGGTCAACAAATCTTTACAAATTTTGCGAAGACCATAAAGATATGCTAAAGGCTGATGTTTTCCTTGTTTCGGATACAAGTATGATTGCTCAGGATGTTCCTTCAATTACTGCCGGATTAAGAGGCTTGGCTTATTGGCAGATAGAAGTTACCGGTCCTAACAAAGATTTACATTCCGGACTTTTTGGCGGAGCTGTTGCGAATCCGATAAATATATTATGTAAAATGATTTCCGATGTTTTTGATGAAGATAATCATATTACAATACCCGGATTTTATGATGATGTTATTGAAGTTTCTCCTAAGGAAAGAAAAATGATGGGAGAAGCTCCTTTCGATAAAGCGGAATATAAAAAAGCTCTTGATGTTAACTCTCTCTGGGGCGAGAAAGGTTATACCACTAATGAACGTACATGGATAAGACCTACTTTTGATGTTTGCGGAATTTGGGGCGGATATCAAGGCGAAGGTTCAAAAACTGTTATTCCATCTAAAGCTTATGCAAAGATTTCTTGTCGTTTAGTACCGGATCAAGATAATCATAAGATTTCAAAACTGGTTAAAGAATATTTTGAAAAAGTTGCGCCGAAATCCGTTAAAGTTTCAGTTACGGAAATGCACGGCGGTCAAGCTTATAATTGTCCGATTACATTACCGGCATATGAAGCTGCGGAAAAAGCTTTCGAAAAAGTTTATGGTAAAACTCCGATACCTGTTCGCAGTGGCGGTTCAATCCCTATCATTGCCGGCTTTGAATCTATACTCGGTGTTAAAAGTGTATTGATGGGCTTTGGTTTGAGTAGTGATGCGATTCATTCTCCGAATGAAAATTATCCTTTATATAATTTTTATAAAGGTATTGAAACTATCAGCAATTTCTACCTTGAATATGCAGAAATTATGAAAAAATAATTCTGCCCTAAAAAAAATACTTGCCTGTAAAACAGGTCAATAATTTTTAAGTGATATTAAAGTCTCATTAGAGGTTTGTAGGTAAAAATAAAAGGAGCCGGTACAAAATATCGGCTCCTTCAACAATAGAACTAAAAAAACTAATTAATAAATTAGGGTATTAAAAGAACTAAAAACACCCGTATCATTATAATGCATTTTTATGCATTTTTATTGTGTACTTTTCGAACTTTCCAATAACTTCTTATTAAAAAGAAAATTCCAAGCAGAATAAATGGTATAGAAAGTATTTGTCCCATATCTAATTTCATTCCTGCTTCAAAAGCAACTTGCGGATTTTTAATAAATTCCACAAAAAATCTAAATGTAAATATTAATACTAGAAATAATCCGAATAATAATCCGTTCGGCGTGTCTTTTCCCTTCTTTTTATAGATAAAGAAAAGAATTAAGAATGTAATTATACATGATAAGGCTTCATATAATTGAGTAGGATGTTTTGGAACAGTTTCGCCGTTTCTTTCAAAAATAACACCCCAAGGAAGAGTAGTCTCAATTCCATAAATCTCAGAATTACAGAAATTTCCTATTCTGATTAATGCACCTGCAATTGCAACACCTATGACTAATCTGTCGAGACACCAAATAGGATCGTATTTATATTTTCTTGCAAGTATCCAAACTGTTATCGGAAGTGCAATTGCGGCGCCGTGACTTGCCAGTCCGCCCTCCCAGACTTTTAAAATTCTTAACGGATTACTGAAATAATATGCCGGTTCGTAAAAGATACAATGTCCCAAACGCGCACCGATAACTAAAGCAATAAGCAGCCATAATGCAGTTTTATCAAAAACTTTCTGACTGATGCCTTCTCTTTTAAAAGTATATCCTAGAATCAAGTAACACAAATAAATACCTAATGCAAAAAGTACTCCGTACCAAGCAATATGTATTGAAGTATTTGGAAAAACCTGAGGATTAAAATTCCATCTAATATATTCTAAAATCATCTTGAAAAAATTTATGCAAATTTATAATTTTTCTTGAGACATTTTCA from Bacteroidales bacterium includes these protein-coding regions:
- the lgt gene encoding prolipoprotein diacylglyceryl transferase; amino-acid sequence: MILEYIRWNFNPQVFPNTSIHIAWYGVLFALGIYLCYLILGYTFKREGISQKVFDKTALWLLIALVIGARLGHCIFYEPAYYFSNPLRILKVWEGGLASHGAAIALPITVWILARKYKYDPIWCLDRLVIGVAIAGALIRIGNFCNSEIYGIETTLPWGVIFERNGETVPKHPTQLYEALSCIITFLILFFIYKKKGKDTPNGLLFGLFLVLIFTFRFFVEFIKNPQVAFEAGMKLDMGQILSIPFILLGIFFLIRSYWKVRKVHNKNA
- a CDS encoding S9 family peptidase — protein: MRKLSTFIVLLFSSLLIFCQEKTFTLEDCIYMNRDLFPKSIQNLQWIPGTSDYSFIKDSTLITGNAKSDKEKTLLSLKELSAAVENSENEVAFSNRFPAISWTDKNSFRFSIKNDIYSYNLIDKKIMHLATRPEGENLDKGNNSYIYAFTDGGDLYISKNRENTCIAKSEKDGVSYGAEGVHRSEFGISKGTFWSPNDNYLAFYRLDESMVADYPLVDISTRIATVGNIKYPMAGMSSHEVTLGVYDLETGKTVYMKIGDPADQYLTSVTWDPSEKYIYIAILNRDQNHLKLNKYDIGTGDLVKTLFEETDKEYVEPLNPLLFISKDKSKFIWQSRRDGWNHLYLYNTDGNLIKQLTKGNWEVTEVAGFNKNEDAIYVCGTYDSPVETNLYSVKIKDQSVKRLTDVHGTHYCNLSPNKDYFIDSYSNTEITRIINVVDINGKIVKTLQEDADPLKDYAKCKIELGTLKSNNNDDLYYRMILPPDFDPNKKYPVFFYVYGGPHMQMITDSWNAGAGFWDLRWAQRDYIVFSMDNRGTPNRGADFEQCIHRNLGVLEVEDQMKGVEYLCSLPYVDSDRMSVDGWSYGGFMTISLMLKQPDVFKVGVAGGPVIKWEYYEIMYGERYMDTPEDNPDGYKNGNLTNYVENLNGKLMLIHCTTDPVVVWQHSLSFIESCIKAKKQVDYFVYPGHEHNVRGIDRAHLYEKIENYIDDNLK
- a CDS encoding dipeptidase, with amino-acid sequence MDFIKNYIEENKDRFLEELFELMRIPSISSIAENKPDMYRAAEYWKNAIIKAGADKAEVFDTPGNPVTYGEKIIDPKLPTVLVYGHMDVMPVDPVELWNTQPFEPVVKDGIIYGRGADDDKGQGYMHAKAFELLVKSGKLPCNVKFLIEGEEEIGSTNLYKFCEDHKDMLKADVFLVSDTSMIAQDVPSITAGLRGLAYWQIEVTGPNKDLHSGLFGGAVANPINILCKMISDVFDEDNHITIPGFYDDVIEVSPKERKMMGEAPFDKAEYKKALDVNSLWGEKGYTTNERTWIRPTFDVCGIWGGYQGEGSKTVIPSKAYAKISCRLVPDQDNHKISKLVKEYFEKVAPKSVKVSVTEMHGGQAYNCPITLPAYEAAEKAFEKVYGKTPIPVRSGGSIPIIAGFESILGVKSVLMGFGLSSDAIHSPNENYPLYNFYKGIETISNFYLEYAEIMKK
- a CDS encoding hemolysin family protein, with amino-acid sequence MEVFIIIGLILLNGFLSMSEIAVVSSRKARLEKDVKEGSSSAKTAIKLIKNPDNFLSTVQIGITLIGILTGIFSGAAFADLLAPLIAKIKFLESSAHTIAQVLIVIIVTYLTLIFGELVPKRLAMSNPEKIAKLIAKPMNSLSIICKPFVWILSKSTRFFTKLFNISTDESKITEDEIKAIIQEGTEDGEIQEVEQDIVERVFNLGDRNISSIMTHRSEIVWLDINDSNEINSDKIKDNLFNMYPVCDEELDEILGIIYLKDLFGKIDNENFNLRDVISEPQYLPHNLSVYDALNHLQVGRLRSSIVIDEFGSVLGIVTVKDIVEALLGSIPEIGEEQEIIPLENGSVLVDGQCPFYDFLEYFDMEDLYNDNNFVTLSGLILDVLEKIPKAGDKFQWNGFEFQIVDMDAARIDKVMVTKLIDS